One Capsicum annuum cultivar UCD-10X-F1 chromosome 2, UCD10Xv1.1, whole genome shotgun sequence genomic window carries:
- the LOC107858727 gene encoding uncharacterized protein LOC107858727 isoform X1, whose product MASAAKSLIQTLKRYLKKPWEITGPQSSPEYVSALPKATEYRVFSPATAQAKAIIPTSNHETVYDIQYYSRDQRRNRPPISRIVLKKGDVEKMMKEKTFDVDDFPKPYLTAKVEEDDNAIGGGYQK is encoded by the coding sequence ATGGCGTCGGCAGCAAAATCACTAATCCAAACTCTAAAACGCTATTTAAAGAAGCCATGGGAAATAACAGGACCACAATCAAGCCCAGAATATGTATCCGCTTTACCAAAAGCTACAGAGTACAGAGTTTTCTCCCCTGCTACTGCACAAGCTAAAGCTATAATTCCTACGTCAAATCATGAGACAGTGTATGATATTCAGTATTACTCTCGTGATCAGAGGCGTAATCGTCCTCCTATAAGTCGGATTGTTCTTAAAAAAGGTGATGTTGAGAAGATGATGAAAGAGAAGACgtttgatgttgatgattttcCCAAGCCGTACTTGACTGCTAAAGTTGAAGAGGATGACAATGCAATTGGTGGTGGCTACCAGAAATGA
- the LOC107858727 gene encoding putative inactive kinesin-like protein KIN-7B isoform X2 — protein MKFQIGSVLMRSPSYIGTAFRNGLDCQQLIQSTIESSACEFIGKDNKTTLSASMNFIDLAGSERASHALSDGKRLKEGCHINHSLLTLETVIHKLRLIAYFLHHLSKTSRFTAA, from the exons ATGAAGTTTCAGATTGGGAGTGTATTAATGAGATCACCATCTTATATAGGAACAGCCTTCAGGAACGGTCTGGATTGCCAACAGCTTATACAATCG ACAATTGAAAGTTCAGCTTGTGAGTTTATAGGGAAGGACAACAAAACAACTCTTTCTGCTAGTATG AATTTTATTGATCTGGCTGGAAGTGAACGTGCATCTCATGCGCTGTCAGATGGAAAGAGACTGAAAGAAGGATGTCATATTAATCATAGTTTGTTGACTTTGGAAACGGTTATTCACAAGCTAAGGTTGATTGCTTATTTCTTACATCATCTTTCTAAAACATCTAGATTTACTGCAGCTTAG